In Kitasatospora sp. NBC_00240, the following are encoded in one genomic region:
- a CDS encoding ScbR family autoregulator-binding transcription factor yields the protein MAKQPRAEQTRATIIEAAAQMFDRQGFGSTSLSDIVARGGITKGALYFHFASKEELARAVIALQHQLSVNAAERLLSRNLPGFETVLRTPFVLAEQVLTDPVARAGVRLTLDGGTLRKPVAGPYEEWTGVLAEQLRRGVRELDVRPPADPDACARFVLSSFTGVQLVAQVPASPGHLPARLQEMWEVLIPGLVHPRRCAHYRDLAARLADRLARSAAVAGPAPATAPVPSPATATVAATTAVAATAVGGGPAWT from the coding sequence ATGGCGAAGCAGCCGCGTGCTGAGCAGACCCGCGCCACGATCATCGAGGCCGCGGCGCAGATGTTCGACCGCCAGGGGTTCGGCTCCACCAGCCTCAGCGACATCGTCGCCCGGGGCGGCATCACCAAGGGCGCCCTGTACTTCCACTTCGCCTCCAAGGAGGAACTGGCCCGGGCCGTGATCGCCCTCCAGCACCAGCTTTCGGTGAATGCCGCGGAACGCCTCCTCTCGCGCAATCTCCCCGGCTTCGAAACGGTGCTCCGGACGCCCTTCGTCCTGGCCGAGCAGGTGCTCACCGACCCGGTGGCCCGCGCCGGGGTCCGGCTGACCCTGGACGGCGGAACCCTGCGCAAGCCGGTCGCCGGCCCGTACGAGGAGTGGACCGGCGTCCTCGCGGAGCAGCTTCGGCGGGGCGTGCGGGAGCTGGACGTGCGCCCGCCCGCCGACCCGGACGCCTGCGCGCGCTTCGTCCTCAGCTCCTTCACCGGGGTGCAGCTGGTGGCCCAGGTGCCGGCGTCGCCCGGGCACCTCCCCGCGCGGCTCCAGGAGATGTGGGAGGTGCTGATCCCCGGCCTGGTGCACCCCCGGCGCTGCGCCCACTACCGGGATCTGGCCGCCCGGCTGGCCGACCGGCTGGCGCGGAGCGCCGCCGTCGCGGGCCCGGCGCCCGCCACGGCGCCCGTCCCCTCGCCCGCCACCGCCACCGTCGCCGCCACCACGGCCGTCGCCGCCACCGCGGTCGGCGGCGGCCCGGCCTGGACCTGA